The following are encoded in a window of Onthophagus taurus isolate NC chromosome 3, IU_Otau_3.0, whole genome shotgun sequence genomic DNA:
- the LOC139429452 gene encoding uncharacterized protein, protein MESLNVTEKIKVDNSIVSYEYHSHQPFGSTSFGNNDEIRIGIPEIDNYTLPHESFLYVEGSVRKLDASGKATKDASATAKLINNPVAFMFSDIRYLINGVQIDGVRNVGLTSCMKGYFSYTPHDIIKLANAGWNMGEDLLGQVVPTSPVTDAIMDKNGNFGLSVPLKTLIGFAEDFKTIVMNVRQELVLIRNNDDNDVLVNTVEEPLQLKIDKVVWRMPHLAVGLREQLALTKIAGRNIDLQIPFRSWEVHEYPSLPQTTKHSWAVKTAPQLETPRFIIIGFQTKKKGKQLANMATFDNVKLTNLTVFLNGERYPYDNLNVDFDSNRVAVLYDMYTRFQKSYYGKEGEPLLTPKQFIENYPLIGIDCTYQAEALHKSGVEIRIEFTTKNPIPDGTTAYCLVLHDKAFQYSPLTKIVKQMT, encoded by the coding sequence ATGGAGTCCTTAAACGTCACggagaaaataaaagtagataaCTCGATTGTAAGTTACGAATATCATTCCCATCAACCGTTTGGTTCTACTAGCTTCGGTAACAATGATGAAATTCGTATAGGCATACCCGAAATAGACAATTACACATTGCCTcatgaaagttttttgtatgTGGAAGGGAGCGTACGTAAACTGGATGCGAGTGGTAAAGCAACAAAAGATGCTAGTGCAACtgcaaaattgataaataatcctGTAGCGTTTATGTTCAGTGATATTCGCTATCTTATAAATGGTGTTCAAATAGATGGAGTGAGAAACGTGGGGTTAACATCATGTATGAAAGGATACTTTTCGTATACCCCTCACGATATAATAAAGTTGGCGAACGCAGGTTGGAACATGGGCGAGGATCTGCTAGGTCAAGTGGTCCCAACATCCCCTGTAACGGATGCAATAAtggataaaaatggaaattttggaTTGAGTGTACCGCTAAAGACATTAATAGGGTTTGctgaagattttaaaacaattgtgATGAATGTGAGACAAGAGCTAGTGTTAATTCgtaataatgatgataatgatgTGCTTGTGAATACGGTAGAAGAACCGTTAcagttaaaaatcgataaagttgTGTGGAGAATGCCCCATCTAGCCGTAGGCTTACGAGAACAATTAGCTCTAACAAAAATAGCAGGACGAAATATTGATCTGCAAATACCTTTTCGCAGTTGGGAAGTACATGAATATCCTTCTTTACCTCAAACAACAAAGCATTCATGGGCTGTGAAAACAGCTCCGCAGTTGGAAACACctagatttataataattgggtttcaaacaaagaagaaaggaaaacAGTTGGCGAACATGGCAACCTTTGATAATGTAAAACTCACCAATTTGACGGTATTCCTAAACGGTGAACGCTACCCATACGATAATCTGAACGTGGACTTTGATAGTAATCGTGTCGCAGTGTTATATGACATGTATACACGCTTTCAAAAGTCCTACTATGGGAAGGAAGGAGAACCATTACTCACTccgaaacaatttattgaaaattacccACTGATTGGAATTGATTGTACATATCAAGCAGAAGCGCTACACAAAAGTGGGGTAGAAATACGGATAGAATTTACGACAAAAAATCCGATTCCTGATGGTACCACAGCATACTGTTTAGTTTTACATGATAAGGCGTTTCAATATTCTCCACtaacaaaaatcgtcaaacAAATGACTTGA
- the LOC139429373 gene encoding uncharacterized protein: MLHLIGNSHARASDNTDGMTDPLVAVLPRNNDSTNVVESSLPSLPLYCSGNFDGLSRTMQDFTTDPPLYEQIMNELRSQPGNDNGAIVTTSPTLSSYGLTRISMEIREEGTYQEVVVPPEPATNQADVVQPLPDIVHTDVTSQAPAENQVLAAPSVPATEDVSQPSDRICVSPVFSSGPIRYTSRRIKKRVNLLSRGCVKQTTRPNPSPASQDSCRLLRNALAKPPRNTRIVPTLATVTRPATVVTSPPEVTIDIRDSPPTITTIPPQNVVFPPPLPIPTIPQRQNLPAVNTAHPDPWVDAFLHSTTNLASSLLSQEDFFILGLKPQLQTKVTTLEHHKRHFVNALNAVNQNPTVCFAASSNILNMYNTKINLYKSLLRLLPDNG; this comes from the coding sequence ATGCTTCACTTAATTGGTAACAGCCACGCTCGTGCAAGCGATAATACCGATGGTATGACCGACCCACTGGTTGCCGTGCTGCCACGCAATAACGACAGTACGAATGTTGTTGAGTCAAGCCTACCGTCGTTACCATTATATTGCAGCGGCAACTTTGACGGTTTGAGTCGTACCATGCAGGATTTCACTACAGACCCACCACTGTACGAGCAAATAATGAATGAGCTCCGGTCACAGCCAGGGAACGACAATGGTGCGATTGTTACCACCAGTCCAACCTTGTCGTCCTACGGCTTAACTCGCATCAGTATGGAGATACGAGAAGAAGGAACATATCAGGAAGTTGTTGTGCCACCTGAACCTGCTACCAATCAGGCCGACGTGGTACAACCACTTCCAGATATTGTACATACGGATGTCACAAGTCAAGCACCTGCTGAAAACCAGGTGCTTGCGGCACCGTCTGTACCAGCGACGGAAGACGTATCCCAACCCTCCGATAGGATATGTGTTTCGCCTGTCTTCTCGAGTGGACCCATACGGTACACATCCCGCCGTATAAAAAAACGCGTCAACTTGTTGTCAAGGGGTTGCGTGAAACAAACTACCCGCCCAAACCCTTCTCCTGCTTCACAAGACTCCTGTAGATTGCTGCGCAACGCATTAGCCAAACCTCCCCGTAACACACGAATAGTACCTACACTCGCTACAGTAACCAGACCTGCAACGGTGGTTACATCTCCACCAGAGGTGACCATCGACATCCGTGACAGCCCGCCAACTATCACAACTATCCCACCACAAAATGTGGTGTTCCCACCACCTTTACCTATCCCTACTATCCCGCAGAGGCAAAATCTTCCAGCTGTAAATACCGCACATCCCGACCCATGGGTTGATGCGTTTCTGCATTCAACAACCAACTTGGCAAGCAGTCTTTTGTCCCAAGAGGATTTTTTCATCTTGGGCTTGAAACCTCAATTGCAAACCAAAGTGACGACTTTGGAACATCATAAGCGCCACTTCGTGAACGCGTTGAATGCAGTAAACCAGAATCCCACCGTCTGCTTTGCTGCTTCTTCAAACATCCTTAACATGTACAACACCAAAATTAACCTGTATAAGTCCCTTCTCAGGCTGCTGCCTGACAACGGTtaa